The Zobellia alginiliquefaciens genome contains a region encoding:
- a CDS encoding alpha/beta hydrolase — protein sequence MNNLKIKVGSILMLVVMTTAQAQKETAAVSSLPSELIYKVVDGDTLKMEFIYPQNIKRKKTYPAIVFFFGGGWNGGTTKQFENQAKYFASRGMIGILVDYRVKSRHKTTPFEAVSDAKSAMRFVRSNADRFQIDDDRIVASGGSAGGHLAAATATLTGLDETSDDMNISSVPNALVLFNPVIDNSKEGYGYDRIGERYVEFSPMHNIKKGTPPTIIFLGRKDALIPTATVEKYKAKMEEVGSRCDLFLYKDQTHGFFNKDRSNGEFYRKTTHEADVFLESLGYIKGKPTI from the coding sequence ATGAATAATTTAAAAATTAAAGTAGGATCAATTTTAATGCTGGTGGTCATGACCACGGCCCAAGCTCAAAAAGAAACGGCTGCTGTGTCGTCCTTGCCTAGTGAATTGATTTATAAGGTGGTAGATGGTGATACCTTAAAAATGGAATTCATATATCCCCAAAACATAAAACGCAAGAAAACTTACCCTGCTATTGTTTTCTTTTTTGGAGGCGGATGGAACGGAGGCACGACCAAACAGTTTGAAAATCAAGCCAAATACTTCGCATCAAGAGGTATGATCGGTATTTTGGTGGATTACAGAGTGAAATCCAGACATAAGACTACACCTTTTGAAGCAGTGAGCGATGCAAAATCCGCTATGCGATTTGTAAGAAGTAATGCTGATAGATTTCAGATAGACGATGATAGGATTGTAGCTTCAGGAGGATCTGCAGGAGGACATTTAGCCGCTGCCACCGCCACTTTAACCGGACTGGATGAGACCAGTGATGATATGAATATAAGTTCAGTTCCAAATGCATTGGTATTATTTAACCCTGTCATAGATAATAGTAAAGAGGGGTACGGTTATGATAGAATAGGGGAGCGTTACGTTGAATTCTCACCAATGCATAACATAAAAAAAGGAACACCGCCAACTATAATTTTTCTAGGAAGAAAAGACGCATTGATACCTACAGCCACGGTAGAAAAGTATAAAGCAAAAATGGAAGAGGTAGGAAGCAGATGTGATCTTTTTTTATACAAGGATCAAACCCATGGTTTTTTTAATAAGGATAGAAGTAACGGTGAATTTTATAGAAAAACCACACATGAGGCAGATGTGTTTTTAGAATCGTTAGGGTATATAAAGGGGAAGCCAACAATCTAA
- a CDS encoding heparinase II/III domain-containing protein, with amino-acid sequence MQAFIGLSQTIQHPRIYITNQEKENFENTLATVEWKKELVDKKKQRLEKYIEYCKKDPEWLVSRLQMNWKTKHDKVFLREGNFSHSEGEAPVPTVRYSGTRDWASEYMRPSIEEVEPYFDDPRGLYLKHKKTGKMEWVHPSESGFAIDKINEQIMALVADAAFLYWLTGEKQYADFASPVFFTYMEGMYHRDAPIDLANSNQQHISGLATFEVIHEGIVVSLVATYDFLYNYFKRNRQNLDTSVAVFQKWGDQIIKKGIPDNNWNLFQARFLTYIGLVLEKNDNYKNGKGQEYFLDHTFNISTDRQIAIKESLLVYDQENAMWPECASYSVHVITTFLKIFTLLDHATNANEFNNYPMVERAALASFQYLFPSGYMVGFGDSHHKNLPPENFELLIANYRKYGQEKKEKLISGLLSAMVSEGLYDRKANGFFELFFYVDDLKHNPSEELNTSDLVSPTFYAPNVSMVNQRMGDGKNAVMASTVGSYGNHAHANGISLELYANNYAIGPDMGRGPSYWHKDHRDFYSRFPAHNTVVVDGKSDYAAMRTYFPFTLDHVYPKSGEETTFDKVTFSKVSFVEPKTVSDQQRFTALIKSTSSKPYILDVFWSKKQKEGKQKHEYIYHNLGQSLEIFDADHELLKMVPTDDLSSKKGDLNGYNYFFDKRKTVNSGDIKALFTLKSDNHPDNFMKLWVKGSHNQTLYNVNSPKSNALSEGTAPKKVLEKPIPTLILKREEAAWQNPFALVFNPYLEGEENPISNVSFSTLKNYPNTQIIKVLSHDEKREDHIVLNSSDNDVALDEAYYQKGLLSIIRQSRLKKEIQFMFLAGMTKFESHGWDIVSSGKPFSFSLENIENGYIISNDNPITINMPISNGAKMPEMQLYENGKLVSSRRATVNRNDPGQVVFKLTKGYKKIEIIY; translated from the coding sequence ATGCAGGCCTTCATTGGTTTAAGCCAAACCATTCAACATCCCAGAATTTATATTACGAATCAAGAAAAAGAGAATTTTGAGAATACATTAGCTACAGTAGAATGGAAAAAAGAACTAGTCGATAAGAAGAAACAGCGGCTTGAAAAGTATATAGAATATTGTAAAAAAGACCCAGAGTGGTTGGTCTCCAGACTTCAAATGAACTGGAAAACGAAGCATGATAAGGTGTTTTTACGGGAGGGTAATTTTTCGCATTCGGAAGGGGAAGCCCCAGTTCCCACGGTAAGATATTCAGGCACTAGAGATTGGGCTTCGGAGTATATGAGACCTTCAATAGAAGAGGTTGAACCGTATTTTGATGATCCACGCGGGCTCTATTTAAAACATAAAAAAACCGGAAAGATGGAATGGGTCCATCCTTCTGAATCGGGTTTTGCGATTGATAAAATCAATGAGCAAATTATGGCGTTGGTTGCCGATGCCGCATTTTTGTATTGGTTGACCGGTGAGAAGCAATATGCCGATTTTGCATCACCTGTATTCTTTACCTACATGGAAGGGATGTATCATAGAGATGCCCCTATAGATTTGGCAAATTCGAATCAGCAACATATTTCGGGGCTTGCCACTTTTGAGGTTATTCATGAAGGTATTGTGGTTTCATTGGTTGCCACTTATGATTTTTTGTACAATTATTTTAAAAGGAATAGGCAAAATTTAGATACTTCTGTGGCTGTATTTCAAAAGTGGGGAGATCAAATTATAAAAAAAGGAATACCGGATAATAACTGGAACTTGTTTCAAGCTCGCTTTCTTACGTACATAGGATTAGTACTTGAAAAAAATGACAATTACAAGAATGGAAAGGGGCAAGAATACTTCTTGGATCACACTTTTAATATTTCAACCGATAGACAGATAGCCATAAAAGAAAGTTTGTTGGTCTATGATCAAGAGAATGCCATGTGGCCCGAATGTGCTTCGTATTCGGTGCATGTAATCACAACATTTTTAAAGATTTTTACCTTATTGGATCATGCAACAAATGCAAATGAATTCAATAATTACCCTATGGTAGAAAGAGCGGCGTTAGCTTCTTTTCAATATCTGTTCCCAAGTGGTTATATGGTTGGTTTTGGCGATTCACATCATAAAAACCTTCCTCCGGAGAATTTTGAACTCCTAATAGCCAACTATAGAAAGTACGGTCAAGAGAAAAAGGAAAAATTGATATCCGGACTTCTATCTGCCATGGTTTCAGAAGGGCTGTATGACCGAAAGGCAAATGGCTTTTTTGAATTGTTTTTCTATGTAGATGATTTAAAACATAACCCTTCGGAAGAGTTGAATACCAGTGATTTGGTGTCACCAACATTTTATGCTCCTAATGTGAGCATGGTAAATCAAAGAATGGGCGATGGGAAAAATGCGGTGATGGCCTCAACAGTAGGTTCTTATGGAAATCACGCACATGCCAATGGAATCTCACTAGAACTTTACGCGAATAATTATGCCATAGGGCCCGATATGGGTCGCGGACCTAGTTATTGGCATAAAGACCACCGCGATTTTTATTCCCGATTTCCCGCACATAATACGGTGGTTGTTGATGGTAAATCTGATTATGCGGCCATGCGAACTTATTTTCCATTTACGTTAGACCACGTATATCCCAAATCAGGAGAAGAAACCACGTTCGATAAAGTTACCTTTTCAAAAGTATCTTTTGTAGAGCCTAAGACGGTTTCCGACCAGCAGCGTTTTACAGCTTTGATAAAATCAACATCTTCAAAACCTTATATACTAGATGTATTTTGGTCTAAAAAACAAAAAGAAGGGAAACAAAAACATGAATACATTTACCATAATTTGGGGCAATCGCTGGAGATTTTTGATGCCGACCATGAACTTTTAAAAATGGTGCCAACGGATGATTTATCTTCTAAAAAAGGAGATTTAAACGGGTATAACTATTTCTTCGATAAAAGAAAAACCGTCAATTCTGGTGATATAAAGGCCCTGTTTACCTTAAAAAGCGACAACCATCCGGATAACTTTATGAAGTTATGGGTGAAAGGAAGTCACAATCAAACCTTGTATAATGTCAATTCTCCCAAATCCAATGCGCTTAGTGAAGGCACTGCTCCAAAGAAAGTTTTGGAAAAACCCATACCAACATTAATTCTAAAGAGAGAAGAAGCAGCTTGGCAGAATCCCTTCGCTTTGGTATTTAATCCATACCTAGAAGGAGAGGAAAACCCTATTTCCAACGTGTCCTTTTCTACGTTGAAAAACTATCCGAATACACAGATTATTAAGGTTTTGTCCCACGACGAAAAAAGGGAAGACCATATCGTATTAAATAGTTCGGACAATGATGTTGCTCTAGACGAAGCGTATTATCAAAAAGGATTGTTATCTATCATTCGTCAATCCAGGTTAAAAAAAGAAATCCAATTTATGTTTCTTGCCGGAATGACAAAATTTGAATCTCATGGTTGGGATATTGTTTCTTCTGGTAAACCTTTTTCTTTTAGCCTAGAGAATATTGAAAACGGCTATATCATTAGTAATGATAATCCTATAACAATAAATATGCCTATATCCAACGGAGCTAAAATGCCTGAAATGCAATTGTATGAAAATGGGAAATTGGTATCGAGTAGAAGGGC